CGCGGCGTTCGTGCGTCCGAGCGAATGCCTGTACCTGTACGCGCGGCAGGCATCGTTCGACGCCGCGCAGCCGTCGCTCGCGCTGCGGCGCCGGCTCGGTGTGTCGTTCGACACGCTCGACGCGAACGCGATCCGCCGGCTCGAGCCCGCGCTCGCGCCGATCTTCACGCGCGGCGTGCTGTTCGACGGAAGCTGGCATTTCTCCGATCCGCACGGGTTTCTCGGCGAACTGTTCGCGCATCTGGCAACCGGCGGCGCGACGCTCGAACGCGAGCGCGTCGAGCGGATCGAGCCCGCCGGCGACGGCGTGAACGTGCATGCGGGCGGCTCGGTGCGTGCGTTCGATCACGTCGTCATTGCCGCGGGCGCCCGCTCGCGCGAATTCGCGGCCGCCTGCGGCGACGCGGTGCCGCTCGATACCGAGCGCGGCTATCACGTGCAGTTCGCCGCCCATGAGCAGATCGTCACGCGGCCGGTCGGCTGGGCCGAGCGCGGCTTCTACATGACGCCGCTCGACGAAGGGCTGCGCGCGGCCGGCACCGTCGAACTCGGCGGCTTCGACGCCCCGATGAACCGCTCGCTCGTCGCGCTGCTCACCCGCTCGGCCCGCGAGGCGCTGCCGTCGCTCGGCGCGCCGACGCGCAGCTGGCTCGGCTTCCGGCCGACGCTGCCGGACGGCGTGCCCGTCATCGGCCGCGCGCGGCGCAGCGCGCGCGTGATCCACGCATTCGGCCACCAGCATCTCGGCGTGACGCTCGCCGGCATCACCGGGCGGATCGTCGCCGACCTCGTCGCCCAGCGCGCCCCGCCGCTGGACCTCGCACCGTACCGGGCCGCGCGATTCTGACGCGCGCCGCGATTTCAACCAACGCAAGGAAATCATCATGAATCGTCGTCACTGGCTGGTTTGGCTGGCCGTCTGCTCG
The DNA window shown above is from Burkholderia pyrrocinia and carries:
- a CDS encoding NAD(P)/FAD-dependent oxidoreductase, producing the protein MANVAIVGAGFIGLGAAAWLQRDGHRVTLFDPAGVGHGASFGNAATFAPYGCVPVNGPSVFRDIPHFLFAADSPLRIRWPYLLRGAPWLARFLLASTPARHERSASALAALLTRAADGYAPLLSAPRLAAFVRPSECLYLYARQASFDAAQPSLALRRRLGVSFDTLDANAIRRLEPALAPIFTRGVLFDGSWHFSDPHGFLGELFAHLATGGATLERERVERIEPAGDGVNVHAGGSVRAFDHVVIAAGARSREFAAACGDAVPLDTERGYHVQFAAHEQIVTRPVGWAERGFYMTPLDEGLRAAGTVELGGFDAPMNRSLVALLTRSAREALPSLGAPTRSWLGFRPTLPDGVPVIGRARRSARVIHAFGHQHLGVTLAGITGRIVADLVAQRAPPLDLAPYRAARF